The following are from one region of the Canis lupus familiaris isolate Mischka breed German Shepherd chromosome 30, alternate assembly UU_Cfam_GSD_1.0, whole genome shotgun sequence genome:
- the C30H15orf39 gene encoding uncharacterized protein C15orf39 homolog translates to MAEKRPLGTLGPVMYGKLPRLEADSGPGHSLPPSAGNQDPCSYKGAYFSCPMGSAPKAGSERLASWIPYPPLYPASMAGPPLRTDNLLTSCLLYRPPAESSEKVQDPGPVELLSFGPQSHSYPGPPLAAPKPVYRNPLCYGLSPCLGEGAAKRPLDVDWTMVTGPLLPPADPPCSLTPAPGKGQSLDGTFLRGVPAEGPGKNSVSFSPCQAFLEKYRTIHGTGFLPSKYAGPYSGDSKQALSEGPPSPWTQLAQPLGPACQDTVPTHYPLPHPPQALPCPSACRHPEKQGSYGAALPLQPLGAHKGAGYPAGGLSSPYLRQQAAQTPYMPPVGLDTFSCPSAPPPAPSPGLKLEPPLAPRCPLDFAPQTLSFPYARDDLSLYGASPGLGGTPPSQNSLQAVPQPSAFQRACQPLSASQPCPEPGRPVEKPAQEAEEKMWLPSCRKEQLQPQLDERPGAPIVIGDSPVPHTPPGLAPCAQERRALLQSDGALPPGSPPMPVIDNVFSLAPYRDYLDVQAPEDPAEPAPAPAPSGSPAKDGGAPLAAREVPAEPLCSRREEVALDLSVKRPVPEAPIGAPSPAAPPQPPAAPEAPGAGNALPELPDPAKAAPEAAGSPVPATADEAAPRTNFHSSVAFMFRKFKILRPAPLPAAPAPAPAPAPAAPPAAVPPASVPLGLQILSPPLPVACFNLALPSPPAVALASRALAPAPAPAPAPAPAAAPAASSPEQHFTGLHASLCDAISGSVAHSPPEKLREWLATAGPWGRAAWQDCQAVQGLLGKLLSQLQRFVCTQQCPFPHVVRAGAIFVPIHLVKERLFPRLPPASVDHVLQEHRVELRPTTLSEERALRERALHGCTSRMLKLLALRQLPDIYPDLLGLQWRDCVRRQLGDFDTEAGSVPSSEPTMARDEPESLALAWKSPVPKARKPGRKPPTPGLEKAEAAPEEGARGASPAPAASTCPQGPILRARFRSLLETAWLNGLALPTWGHKATGPDRSMPQPQALGDQSHPL, encoded by the exons ATGGCGGAGAAGCGGCCACTGGGGACCCTGGGGCCTGTAATGTATGGCAAGCTGCCCCGTCTAGAGGCAGACTCCGGGCCTGGGCACAGCCTGCCCCCCTCTGCTGGCAACCAGGACCCCTGCAGCTACAAGGGTGCTTACTTCTCCTGCCCTATGGGGAGTGCTCCCAAGGCAGGGTCTGAGCGGTTAGCATCCTGGATCCCATATCCACCCTTGTACCCTGCCAGCATGGCAGGGCCCCCTCTGCGGACAGACAACCTGTTGACCAGCTGTCTGCTCTACCGCCCACCAGCGGAGAGCTCCGAGAAGGTGCAGGACCCTGGCCCTGTTGAGCTCCTGTCCTTCGGTCCCCAGTCTCATTCCTACCCGGGCCCACCGTTGGCGGCACCCAAACCTGTCTACCGCAACCCTCTGTGTTACGGGCTCTCACCCtgcctgggggaaggggcagcaaAGAGGCCACTGGATGTCGACTGGACAATGGTGACTGGACCTCTGTTACCCCCGGCTGACCCACCTTGTTCCCTGACGCCGGCTCCTGGCAAGGGCCAGTCCCTGGATGGCACCTTCTTGCGTGGGGTGCCGGCTGAGGGACCCGGCAAAAACTCCGTAAGCTTCTCCCCGTGCCAGGCCTTCCTGGAGAAGTACCGGACCATCCACGGCACGGGCTTCCTGCCCTCTAAGTATGCAGGTCCTTACTCTGGGGACTCCAAGCAGGCGTTGTCCGAGGGACCCCCCAGCCCTTGGACCCAGCTGGCCCAACCCCTGGGCCCCGCCTGCCAGGATACAGTGCCTACCCACtacccactcccccaccctccccaggccctgccttgCCCATCAGCCTGCCGCCACCCAGAGAAGCAGGGCAGCTATGGTGCAGCGCTCCCACTACAGCCTCTGGGAGCCCACAAGGGGGCTGGGTACCCGGCTGGTGGGCTGAGCAGTCCCTACCTGAGGCAGCAGGCAGCCCAGACACCCTATATGCCCCCAGTGGGCCTGGACACTTtttcctgcccctctgcccccccgccaGCACCCTCACCAGGCCTCAAGCTGGAGCCGCCTCTCGCTCCCCGGTGCCCCTTGGACTTTGCCCCCCAGACGCTGAGCTTTCCCTACGCCCGGGATGACCTCTCTCTCTACGGAGCATCCCCCGGGCTTGGAGGGACGCCACCTTCCCAAAACAGCCTCCAGGCTGTGCCCCAGCCCAGTGCCTTCCAGCGGGCGTGCCAGCCTCTGTCCGCCAGCCAGCCATGCCCCGAGCCTGGGAGGCCTGTGGAGAAGCCAgcccaggaggcagaggagaagatgTGGCTGCCGAGCTGCAGGAAAGagcagctccagccccagctcgACGAGCGCCCCGGAGCGCCCATCGTCATCGGCGACAGTCCGGTTCCCCACACCCCCCCGGGACTCGCGCCCTGTGCCCAGGAGCGCCGGGCTCTTCTGCAGAGTGACGGCGCGCTGCCACCCGGCTCGCCACCCATGCCTGTCATCGACAATGTCTTCAGCCTGGCCCCGTACCGCGACTACCTGGATGTGCAGGCCCCCGAGGACCCCGCTGAGCCCGCCCCGGCGCCAGCCCCCAGCGGGAGCCCTGCAAAGGACGGTGGGGCGCCCCTGGCCGCCCGGGAGGTGCCCGCAGAGCCCCTGTGCTCCCGCAGAGAGGAGGTAGCGCTGGACCTAAGCGTGAAGAGGCCGGTGCCCGAGGCGCCCATCGGGGCCCCCAGTCCCGCCGCGCCCCCCCAGCCGCCCGCGGCCCCCGAGGCGCCAGGTGCGGGCAACGCGCTCCCAGAGCTGCCAGACCCGGCAAAGGCAGCCCCCGAGGCCGCGGGGTCCCCTGTGCCGGCGACCGCCGACGAGGCCGCCCCCAGGACCAACTTCCACAGCTCCGTGGCCTTCATGTTCCGAAAATTCAAGATCCTCCGGCCCGCACCCCTGcctgcggccccggccccggccccggccccggccccggccgcgccccccgcggctGTGCCCCCCGCGTCCGTGCCCCTCGGGCTGCAGATTCTCAGCCCGCCGCTGCCCGTGGCCTGCTTCAACCTGGCGCTGCCCAGCCCGCCCGCCGTGGCCCTGGCCTCCCGggccctggcccccgcccccgcccccgccccggccccggccccggccgccgcccccgccgccagcTCCCCAGAGCAGCACTTCACGGGCCTGCACGCGTCCCTGTGTGATGCCATCTCGGGCTCCGTGGCCCACTCCCCGCCCGAGAAGCTGCGGGAGTGGCTGGCCACGGCGGGGCCCTGGGGCCGGGCGGCGTGGCAGGACTGCCAGGCGGTGCAGGGGCTGCTGGGCAAGCTGCTGTCGCAGCTGCAGCGCTTCGTGTGCACCCAGCAGTGCCCCTTCCCCCACGTGGTGCGCGCCGGGGCCATCTTCGTGCCCATCCACCTGGTGAAGGAGCGCCTCTTCCCGAGGCTGCCCCCCGCCTCCGTGGACCACGTGCTGCAGGAGCACCGCGTGGAGCTGCGGCCCACCACGCTGTCCGAGGAGCGGGCGCTGCGCGAGCGGGCCCTGCACGGCTGCACGTCGCGCATGCTCAAGCTGCTGGCGCTGCGCCAGCTGCCCGACATCTACCCGGACCTGCTGGGCCTGCAGTGGCGGGACTGTGTCCGCCGCCAGCTGG GTGACTTTGACACTGAGGCTGGATCTGTGCCCTCCTCAGAACCCACCATGGCCAGAGACGAGCCGGAGAGCCTAGCCCTGGCTTGGAAGTCACCCGTCCCCAAGGCCAGGAAGCCAGGGAGGAAGCCACCAACCCCTGGCTTGGAGAAAGCAGAGGCAGCCCCTGAGGAAGGGGCCCGCGGTGCCTCACCCGCCCCTGCCGCCAGCACCTGCCCCCAGGGCCCCATACTAAGGGCCCGCTTCCGCAGCCTGCTAGAAACTGCCTGGCTCAATGGCCTGGCACTGCCCACTTGGGGCCACAAGGCCACAGGGCCGGATCGGTCCATGCCCCAGCCACAGGCGCTGGGCGACCAGAGCCATCCCCTGTAG